A segment of the Phaeobacter sp. G2 genome:
TGGCCGAGCGCAACCGCGACGTGTGCAAGGCGATGCTGATCAAGGATCTGGCCATTCAAAAGCGCGACGCCAGCCTCTGTACGCTGATCCCGGCGCCGCAGGTGGTGCCGCGGGCCTATTGTGATCTGCATTTCAAGCCCAGCCGCCAGCCCCTGGCGGAAGAAATCGCTCTCAGCCATCCGCAGATCCTGCGGGCCAATGTGCTGCTGGACTGGCAGGGCACGGCCTATGCGGATACGGCGGCGGCCCATGGGCTGGAGGTGGGCGGCTGGAGCTGGGACACCAAGGTGGCGGATTTTGACCAGGACGGCTGGCAGGATCTCTATATTGTCAATGGCACCTGGGTCCCCAATGAGGTCTCACCTTCCAATCTGTTCTTTCACAACACGGGCGACGGCAGCTTCCGCGAGGCCTCGGCCGAGATGGGGCTGGAGGATTACCTGATGACCGCCGCTGCCACCCAGTTTGATATGGATGGCGATGGCGATCTCGATTTGCTGGCGCATCCGGTCAATGGCCCGCTGACCCTGTGGCGCAACAATGGCCAGCAGCCCGGGCTGGTGGTGCAGCTGGAAGATCACCGTGGCAACCGCGCCGCCATTGGCGCCCGTGTCACCCTGGAAATGGCGCCTGGATCCGCAATGGGCGCCACCCAGACCCGCGAGATCCAGCTGGGCGGCGGTTTCATGAGCTTTGATGCGGCGCGCGTCCATTTTGGTCTCGGCCAGAGCGGCGCCGCCCAGGGGCTGCGCATCCGTTGGCCCGATGGGGAAGAGACCCATCTGCAGGGGCCTCTGGTGCCGGGACAGCTCTATCATATTCGCCGCCAGTCGGCGCAGTGAGGCAGCAAAACCTGCAGGGGACCAAGGGAATCACATCAAAAAGCCGGATCTAAACCCCCCGGGTCAAAAAAACCGTCAAAGAGCAGGGTTGCGGCATTTTTTCCGCTCTTGGGTGGCTGTCTGAAGATCGCTCTGAGGCGGCACCCTGTGTGTTTCTTTATGTGTATTCCGTGCGTATATCACGCAACCCCAGCGGTTGCCGGGGCGGCCATCAGCGGAAACTGGCCAATCTGCGACAGTTGTCGAAAATCTTTATCTTTTAAAAATGTGTCATTGCTGCGCGGCGCATCAAAGCTCTACGCTACCGCGAGCCTGTAAGCTGCCGCGCATGGGTTTGTTCGCATTTTGAAGACCTCTCATATTTCCGGGATAGCCCATGACCGATCTGCTGCGCCGTGTTTCACATCTGCTCCTTGCCAGTTTCCTGTTGCTGCCCGGCCTGGTTCAGGCGCAGTCCGCCCCCAGCTTTTCGGCGGTGTTTTCACCCGATTCGATCACCAGCGGCAACAATAGCACCCTGACCCTGACCATCACCGAGATCTCGGGTCTTCCCGCCAGCGATCTGACCGTCAGCGCCGCCCTGCCCGCCGGTGTGACCGTGACTGGCGGCAGCCAGTCCAACACCTGTAACGGCACGTTCACGGCAGTCTCGGGCAGCAGCAGCCTGAGCCTGAGTGAGGGACGTCTGGGCGCCAGCCAAAGCTGTGTTATGACCCTGCCGGTGACCTCCAGCACGGTGGCCACGCATACGCTGGTCACCGGGGATCTGACCTCCTCGTTGGGCAATAGCGGCACCGCCACGGATGATCTGACCGTCACCCTGCCAACCCCTGTGTTTTCCCATAGTTTTGCGCCCAGCACCGTCAATCCTGGGGATATCAGCACCCTCACCTATACCATCGACAACAGTGCCGGCGCGCTCGATATCTTTTCGTCCAGTTTTGACGAAACACTGCCAAGCGGGCTGGCGCTGACCACCCCGGCCTCTGTTGTCAACAATTGCGGCGGCAGCATTCAGGTCACCTCTGGTGGCAATAATGTCGATGTCGATAGTGTCAGTCTCGCAGCCGGGGCCAGCTGTACGATCACTGTCGATGTCGAGGCCCTGAGCCTGGGCGACCAGGTTACCAGCAGCACTCTGTTTTCGACCTTCTCCAACTTCTCCAACAGCCAGGTCATCGGCACTGGCACTCTGGTGGTCGAGGCCGCAGCCTCCAACCCGATCAATTTCTCCAAAAGATTCTCAGTGACCCAGGTGGGCCTGTCGCAGAATGTGACCCTCAGCTTTACCCTGCAAAACACCAACCGCGATGACGCGGCCACCAATATCACCTTCACGGATGATCTGGATGCCATGCTGTCGGGGCTGACGGCCACCAGCCTGCCCGCCAGTGGCTTTTGTGGCGCGGGCTCCACGATCAGTGGTTCCAGCAGCCTGACAATTTCTGGCGCGACGCTGGCCGCCGGGGACAGCTGCAACTTTGATGTCACCCTGCTGACGCCCGCCGGGGCAGCCACCGGGGATTACACCAATACCACCAGCACCCTGAGCGCCGATATCGGCGGCAGCCCCTATAGCGGCACTGCGGCCCAGGCGAATCTGCGGGTGCTGGGCGATGGTGGCCAGGGCGCGGTGCTGAGCAAGTCCTTCATCAACAATCCGACGACCCCCGGCACGAACGCGACCCTGCGCTATACGGTGAGCAACCCCAATGCCAGCTTTGCCCTCAGTGACATCGCCTTCAGCGACGTCATCAGCGATATCACCGGTGCCGCTGATGTGACCATCGACACCCTGCCCTCGACCGGCTCTTGCGGGGTCGGCAGCAACTTTTTCCAGAGCGTTCCCTCAGCCGATAGTTTTGCTTTCAACCTGTCAGGCGGCGTAATCGCGGCTGGCAGCAGCTGCGTCTTCGATCTGCTGCTCGACGTTGAGACCACAGCCACCCCAGGGAGCTACAGCTCCACCAGTGGCGATGTGATCTCCACCGTCAATGGCGGATCGGTTATCACCCTGGGCGCCAGCGATACTCTGCAGGTGGCGGGTGGCGCCAATCTCACCTTTACCCAGGTCTTCAGCGAAGACCGTGTGGGAGCGGGAGATACCGCAACCTTGACCTTTACCATCACCAGCGCGGCGGAATCCCCCTCCACCGCCACCGGTCTGACCTTCAGCAATGACCTGAGCACCTTCCTGTCCGGGGCCACCTTTGGCATCACCAGCAACAGCTGTGGCGGCAGTGCCGCCTTGTCTGCCGGCGATACCCTGCTGAGCTACAGTGGCGGCTCCCTGGCCCCCGGAGACAGCTGCACCGTGGTGACCGCCGTGTCGATCCCCGGCGGCAGCAGCAATGGCACCTATGCCAGCACCAGCAGCACCTTGACCGGCATGGCCGGCGGCGAGGCTCTGGTGGTGCCGCTCAGCAGCGATGACCTGCAGGTGCTGGAAGGCGCGCCTCTGGAAGTCTCCAAGAGCCTTGCTCCCAGCGCCGCCCTGCCTGGTGAAACCATCACCCTGACCTATACGCTGACCAATCCGGATCCGACCCTGGGCTATACTTCGGTGTTTTTCACCGAGTCCTACTCCTCTGCCCTGTCCTCGCTGGCCATTGTTCCGGCCTCGCTGCCCGCCGGAGGGTTCTGTGGCGGCAGCAGCAGCGCCAGCGGTACGACCTTTGGCATTTTTTCGGGGATCGAAGTCCCGGCCAATGGCAGCTGCGTCTTTTCCGTTGATCTGCTGGTGCCCGCCGGGGCCTCGGATGGGGCTTATGCCTTGATCAGTTCCAATGTCACCGGCTCGCTGAACGGCACCTCCGTGACCCTGCCGACCATGAACGACACGCTGACAGTGCAAGGCGCGGCGCTCTCGCTGGTCAAATCCTATGCCAGCACCCCAACCGCCCCCGGTGATACGGTCACCGCAGAATATACCCTCACCAATCTGAGCAGCACCCATGCCATCGACAGTATTATCTTTAGCGATGATCTGGATGCGCAACTCTCTGGCTTGACCTCCAGTGCCGGCGCTCTGTCGGATATCTGCGGCACAGGCTCTGCCCTCAGCGGCAGCTCGACCCTCAGCTTTAGCGGTGGCACTCTGGCGGCGGGAGCCAGCTGTAGTTTTGATGTCACCCAACTGGTTCCAGGTGGCGCCAGTGCTGCGACCTATGCCGGCACCCCCGGCACGCCCAGCGGTCAGAGCTCTGGCCTGGCCGTTGGTGGCTCTGCAATACCGGCCAATCTCACGGTCTCCAGCACCTCCCTGCCCAGCTTCAGCAAGAGCTTTACCGATCCGGCCCTGGCGGCAGGCGGCAGCACCACGCTGACCTATGTGATCACCAATACCGACCCCAGCGCCAGCCTCACCGCGCTGCGCTTTAGCGATGATCTGGATGCGGTGCTGAGCGGCCTTGTGGTCAGCGCAGGCACTGGCAGCGATCTGTGTGGCAGCGGCTCCAGCGTTTCGGGCACTGGCCTGATTACGCTGACTGGGGGCGAGCTGGCCCCCAGTGCCAGCTGCACCATCGCGCTGACCGTCTCCCTGCCCGGCTCGGCCTCCTCCGGCAGCTACAGCAGTACCTCCGGCGACCTCTCTGCCGGCGGCAGCTTTGCCGCCAGTGGCGCCACGGACAGTTTTTCGGTGGAGCCAGCACCGGGCTTTGCCCAGGCCTTGTCGCCTGCAACCATTGCCCAGGGTGGGGTCACCACTGCCACCTTTACCATCGACAATAGCGCCTCTGCCCTGGCGGCCAACAGTCTGGATGTCAGCAATACCCTGCCCGCAGGTCTGGTGGTGGCGCCGACACCCAACGCCAGTGTCACCTGTACGGGGGGAACCGCCACGGCTGTGCCGGGTGGATCGGTGATTTCATATACCGGCGGCACCGTTGGCGCCGGCGCCAGCTGTACCATCTCCCTGGATCTGCGCGCCACCGCGGTTGGCTCCCTGGTCAACACCACCGGCGACCTAACCTCCGGCCTGGGCAATTCCGGCACCACCACAGATACCCTGACCGTTACCGCAGCGCCCGCTCCCGGTTTTACCAAGGGGTTTGCCAGCAGCACCATCGTCCAGGGCGCCAGCACCAGCCTAGGCTTTACCATCGACAACAGCAGCGCCTTGATCGAGGCCTCATCGCTGGATTTCACCGACAGCCTGCCTGCCGGGCTCGTTGTGGCCGACAGCCCCAATGCCGCCAGCAACTGTACCGGCGGCACCCTGACCGCCACAGCGGGCAGCAGCAGCATCAGCTATACTGGTGGTAGCGTTACTGCCGCCGCCAGCTGTCAAATCAGCGTTGATGTCACCGCCGCCACAGTGGGTGCCCTGGCCAATACCAGCGGCGATCTCACCTCCTCCTTGGGCAATTCCGGCACTGCCTCGGATACGCTAACTGTCACCGCCGCCCCCGCGCCGAGCTTTGCCAAAAGTTTTGACGACAGCAGCGTGACCCTGGGTGCCAACACCACCCTCACCTTTAACATCGACAACAGCACGGCTCTGATTGCCGCCACAGCGCTGGATTTCACCGACACCCTGCCTGCGGGCCTCACCGTGGCCAGCACCCCCAATGCCAGCAGCACCTGCACCGGAGGCACCCTGACGGCCACCGCTGGCGCGGGCAGCATCAGCTATACTGGCGGCAGTGTCTCGGCTGCAGCCAGCTGTGTTATCATCGTCGATGTTACCACCAGTGGCAGCGGTACCCTGGTCAATACCACTGGCGACCTCACCTCCTCGCTGGGCAATTCCGGCACCGCCACAGCCAGCCTCAAGGTCGCCACGCTTGGCTTTGACAGCCCGCTGAGTGGCGATGATATCGTCAATGCCGCCGAGGCCACCACGGTCACCCTCTCGGGCACAACCAGCCTGATCGAAGACGGCCAGAGCGTCAGCGTCAGTGTCACCGACAGCGCCAGTGGCACGGCCAGTGGCAGCGCCACGGTCAGCAGCGATGCCTGGAGCCTGGTGATTGATCTCAGCGGTCTGAGTGATGGCAGCCTCAACCTGACAGCGGATGTCTCGGATGCGGCGGGCACGCCAACACCACAGGCCAGCGCCAGCCTGACCCTGGACACAGATCAGCCTGCGCTGAGTTTCGACACCCCGCTGGCGGGCGATAATATCGTCTCCGCTGCCGAGGCTGGCAGCCTGACCATTTCCGGCGGCGCCGCTGGCCTGGTAGATGGGCGCAGCGTCAGTCTTGTCATCACCGACAGCGCCAGTGCCACAGTCAGTGGCAGCACCACGGTCAGCAGCGATGCCTGGAGCCTGGTGGTCGATCTCAGCGGCCTGAGTGATGGCACGCTGAGCCTGACGGCGGATGCCACGGATGCGGCCGGAAACCCAGTGGATCAGGCCAGCACCAGCCTGGAGTTGGATCTCAATACGCCCTCTGGCTATAGCGCCAGCTTTGATCAGAACTCGGTCAATAGCGGCAATGAGGCCGCGGCGAGCTTTACCTTTGCCAGCGCTGAGGTTGGAGCGCTTTATGATTATTCCATCTCCTCGGATGGGGGCGGCAGCCCGGTCAGCGGCAGCGGCACCATTGCCAGCGCCAGCGAGCAGATCACCGGACTGGATCTCTCGGGGCTTGGCGATGGCATCCTGACGCTGTCGGTTACCCTGACCGACAGCGCCGGTCAGGCCGGATCTGCCGCCAGTAATACCGCGGCCAAAGACACCAGCCGTCCCACCGTCACCCTGACGGGCCCAACGACGGCACAGAGCAGCGCCTTTGTGGTCAGCCTGACCTTCGACACCAGCGTCACCGGGCTTGCCGAGGCGGACTTCACCATTGATGGCGGCACCGCCTCTGGCCTGACGGGCAGCGGCACCAGCTACAGCGTCACCGTAACCCCGGATCACGATGGTACCATGACCATCACCCTGCCCGTCGACAGCGCCGTCAGCGCCACCGGCAATGGCAATGAGATCAGCAATGTGCTGAGTGTTGAGGCAGATCTGACCGGCACCCCAGATCCAACACCGCCCGCCGATGCCGATGGCGACGGGATCCCCGATAACCTGGAAAGCAGCACCGCTGACCGCGATGGTGACGGTATTGTCGATAGCGCCGACTACGATCCGCAGGGCTATTTTTACTGCGAAGACAATGGCAATATTCTGTCAGGCGGCGGCATCACCGTCACCGGTCCAAGCGGCTCCAACAGCTCCGTCGGGATTTCCAACAACATCAACATCGTGCGTGATGGCTCCACCGGGGAATATCAGTGGTTCGCCCTGGTGCCGGGCAGCTATAGTGTGAGCTACAGCTATCCCGCGACCGGGGTTGCCAGCACCACGCGCCTGTCTTCTGGCACCCTGGATGTGACCTCGCTCTTGCCCGCCAACCCAGCGGTTCTGGGCTCGACCCAAGTAGGCTCCACTGGCGTGCTGGCGGACCCCTCTCTCGCGGCCAACCCGGTGTTCTACGATACCTTCGTAATCGAGGCCGGTGATCCGGATGTGCTCGCCAATAACATCCCGATGACCAATTGCAGCGCCGTGATCACTGTCAGCGCCAGCGACAATGGTGCCGAAGCCAATGGCGCCGCAACTGATAGCGCCAATTTCACCATCAGCCAGACAGTGGCGACCACTCTGGACAGTGTCATCAGCTACACTCTGACTGGCACCGCCACCTCGGGGGCCGACTACACCGCCCCCTCGGGAAGTGTCACTATCCCGGCCGGTGCAACATCGGCCCTGGTGGATTTGCCGGTGCTCGAAGACGGGCTGATCGAGGGCGACGAGACCGTCATTTTGACCCTCACCAGCGTGACCAGTGCTTCCGCCGGAGTGGCGCTCTCGACCACCGCATCTGAACTGACTCGCTCTGCCACTGTGACGGATGACGATTTTGCCGTCATCGCGGTGACCAATGACGACCTCACCGCCACCGAGGGCGGCAGCGATACCGCGGCGATGAGTTTTGTATTGCTGGGCCAACCAACCCAGGATGTGGTGCTGAGCTTTGCCGGCGATGCCCAGTGTAGCGTCTCGCCAGCCCAAGCGACCTTTACCAGCGCCAATTATGCCAGTGCCCAGACCCTCACCATCACCGCGATTGATGATACCATCGTCGAAGGCACCCACAGCTGTCAGCCCACGGTCACCGTGACCTCGACTGATACGGCCTTTGATGGGTTTGGCCTTGCCCTGGCACAGGTGGTGGTGACGGATGATCTCATCGATCAGATTCGCACACCGCTGACTGAGATCCTGAAAAACGACCTGGAAGACACCGTTGGCAGCCAGCAGCGTCATTTCAGCGGCATCGCCAAGGGGGCGCTGGCGCGGTTGCAGGCAGGCGAAGCCGGGCTGGGCTGCGGCACCCTGGCCAGCTTTGACGTCGATGGCAGCATCAACACCCAGGGCGACACCGGCGGCAGCGACGGCACCTTTGGCTATGATGTCTACAATTGTGGCACCGGCAGCCGGGACATCCTGGCGGGCAGCTTCAGCCTGACCCGCACCGAAAACATCGGCACCCAGGCGCTGGTCCAGTTCTCCCGCCAGCGCGAGCGTTTCCTGTCCGAAAGCGACCTGCGTGGCCGGTTCTGGGGCGGCTATCTCAGCCGCACCAATGTGACCGGGCTGGCCGATGGCGCGATCCACGGCGTTGGTGTCAATGGCGGCCTCTATGGCGCTCGTCAGCTCGGCGATGGCCTGTTCCTGGATTACTACGCCGCCGGGGGCTTTGGTCATCACCGCTTTGATCTCAGCTTTGCCAATGCCGGCGGCGCCATCCAGGCCGATGGCAGCTATGACTATGCCGCCGCCTATGCCGGGGTGGCCCTGTCGGGACGGCATCAGCGGGACAAGCTGCTGATCATCCCACGGGTTGGGCTGGATCTGGCCTATGCCCTGGCCGGGGATGCCGATGTCACCGCCACCCAACTGG
Coding sequences within it:
- a CDS encoding Ig-like domain-containing protein gives rise to the protein MTDLLRRVSHLLLASFLLLPGLVQAQSAPSFSAVFSPDSITSGNNSTLTLTITEISGLPASDLTVSAALPAGVTVTGGSQSNTCNGTFTAVSGSSSLSLSEGRLGASQSCVMTLPVTSSTVATHTLVTGDLTSSLGNSGTATDDLTVTLPTPVFSHSFAPSTVNPGDISTLTYTIDNSAGALDIFSSSFDETLPSGLALTTPASVVNNCGGSIQVTSGGNNVDVDSVSLAAGASCTITVDVEALSLGDQVTSSTLFSTFSNFSNSQVIGTGTLVVEAAASNPINFSKRFSVTQVGLSQNVTLSFTLQNTNRDDAATNITFTDDLDAMLSGLTATSLPASGFCGAGSTISGSSSLTISGATLAAGDSCNFDVTLLTPAGAATGDYTNTTSTLSADIGGSPYSGTAAQANLRVLGDGGQGAVLSKSFINNPTTPGTNATLRYTVSNPNASFALSDIAFSDVISDITGAADVTIDTLPSTGSCGVGSNFFQSVPSADSFAFNLSGGVIAAGSSCVFDLLLDVETTATPGSYSSTSGDVISTVNGGSVITLGASDTLQVAGGANLTFTQVFSEDRVGAGDTATLTFTITSAAESPSTATGLTFSNDLSTFLSGATFGITSNSCGGSAALSAGDTLLSYSGGSLAPGDSCTVVTAVSIPGGSSNGTYASTSSTLTGMAGGEALVVPLSSDDLQVLEGAPLEVSKSLAPSAALPGETITLTYTLTNPDPTLGYTSVFFTESYSSALSSLAIVPASLPAGGFCGGSSSASGTTFGIFSGIEVPANGSCVFSVDLLVPAGASDGAYALISSNVTGSLNGTSVTLPTMNDTLTVQGAALSLVKSYASTPTAPGDTVTAEYTLTNLSSTHAIDSIIFSDDLDAQLSGLTSSAGALSDICGTGSALSGSSTLSFSGGTLAAGASCSFDVTQLVPGGASAATYAGTPGTPSGQSSGLAVGGSAIPANLTVSSTSLPSFSKSFTDPALAAGGSTTLTYVITNTDPSASLTALRFSDDLDAVLSGLVVSAGTGSDLCGSGSSVSGTGLITLTGGELAPSASCTIALTVSLPGSASSGSYSSTSGDLSAGGSFAASGATDSFSVEPAPGFAQALSPATIAQGGVTTATFTIDNSASALAANSLDVSNTLPAGLVVAPTPNASVTCTGGTATAVPGGSVISYTGGTVGAGASCTISLDLRATAVGSLVNTTGDLTSGLGNSGTTTDTLTVTAAPAPGFTKGFASSTIVQGASTSLGFTIDNSSALIEASSLDFTDSLPAGLVVADSPNAASNCTGGTLTATAGSSSISYTGGSVTAAASCQISVDVTAATVGALANTSGDLTSSLGNSGTASDTLTVTAAPAPSFAKSFDDSSVTLGANTTLTFNIDNSTALIAATALDFTDTLPAGLTVASTPNASSTCTGGTLTATAGAGSISYTGGSVSAAASCVIIVDVTTSGSGTLVNTTGDLTSSLGNSGTATASLKVATLGFDSPLSGDDIVNAAEATTVTLSGTTSLIEDGQSVSVSVTDSASGTASGSATVSSDAWSLVIDLSGLSDGSLNLTADVSDAAGTPTPQASASLTLDTDQPALSFDTPLAGDNIVSAAEAGSLTISGGAAGLVDGRSVSLVITDSASATVSGSTTVSSDAWSLVVDLSGLSDGTLSLTADATDAAGNPVDQASTSLELDLNTPSGYSASFDQNSVNSGNEAAASFTFASAEVGALYDYSISSDGGGSPVSGSGTIASASEQITGLDLSGLGDGILTLSVTLTDSAGQAGSAASNTAAKDTSRPTVTLTGPTTAQSSAFVVSLTFDTSVTGLAEADFTIDGGTASGLTGSGTSYSVTVTPDHDGTMTITLPVDSAVSATGNGNEISNVLSVEADLTGTPDPTPPADADGDGIPDNLESSTADRDGDGIVDSADYDPQGYFYCEDNGNILSGGGITVTGPSGSNSSVGISNNINIVRDGSTGEYQWFALVPGSYSVSYSYPATGVASTTRLSSGTLDVTSLLPANPAVLGSTQVGSTGVLADPSLAANPVFYDTFVIEAGDPDVLANNIPMTNCSAVITVSASDNGAEANGAATDSANFTISQTVATTLDSVISYTLTGTATSGADYTAPSGSVTIPAGATSALVDLPVLEDGLIEGDETVILTLTSVTSASAGVALSTTASELTRSATVTDDDFAVIAVTNDDLTATEGGSDTAAMSFVLLGQPTQDVVLSFAGDAQCSVSPAQATFTSANYASAQTLTITAIDDTIVEGTHSCQPTVTVTSTDTAFDGFGLALAQVVVTDDLIDQIRTPLTEILKNDLEDTVGSQQRHFSGIAKGALARLQAGEAGLGCGTLASFDVDGSINTQGDTGGSDGTFGYDVYNCGTGSRDILAGSFSLTRTENIGTQALVQFSRQRERFLSESDLRGRFWGGYLSRTNVTGLADGAIHGVGVNGGLYGARQLGDGLFLDYYAAGGFGHHRFDLSFANAGGAIQADGSYDYAAAYAGVALSGRHQRDKLLIIPRVGLDLAYALAGDADVTATQLGLSSTGSIDIPDYNGGRFFAEVEIAGLGSQDGDNPRAISRLMSLTPRVICEVSSYDSGLGCGLGLNFSQELFNPATGLIFSFEIDYESVDDTDRLSVDFHRERRFANGAGAVVTRLSMPSTATLKVEHGLRLDF